The Simkania negevensis Z genome has a window encoding:
- a CDS encoding recombinase family protein, translated as MFPEKRKNGKGLLIGYARVSTFDQNPQLQIDALVDAGVDIRHLYEEKVSGSHLNRPRLKDALEFMKKGDVLIVWKLDRLGRSLQDLIGIIEDLKKRGIGFKSLTEGIDTTTSGGMLIFHIFGSLAQFGRELTRERTLAGLEAARRQGRKGGRPRSLNNEQRETLKELIEQGKGVSHIARILNTSRFTVYREIGR; from the coding sequence ATGTTTCCAGAAAAGCGTAAAAACGGAAAAGGATTATTAATAGGGTATGCTCGGGTTTCAACATTTGATCAAAATCCGCAATTGCAAATTGATGCACTTGTGGATGCAGGAGTAGATATCCGGCATTTGTATGAAGAAAAGGTCTCTGGTTCACACCTTAATCGCCCAAGACTTAAAGATGCACTTGAATTCATGAAAAAAGGAGATGTGCTTATTGTCTGGAAGCTTGATCGTTTAGGTAGGTCGCTCCAAGACCTGATTGGGATTATAGAAGATCTAAAGAAACGAGGGATTGGCTTCAAATCATTAACAGAGGGAATCGATACTACGACTTCAGGTGGGATGTTGATTTTTCATATTTTTGGGTCGCTTGCTCAGTTTGGAAGAGAATTAACTAGAGAAAGAACTTTGGCTGGGCTGGAAGCGGCTAGGCGCCAAGGAAGGAAAGGGGGGCGGCCAAGATCTCTGAACAACGAACAGCGTGAGACCTTAAAAGAGCTCATCGAACAAGGCAAGGGAGTGTCTCATATTGCGAGAATACTAAATACATCACGATTTACAGTTTATCGGGAAATCGGTAGATGA
- the ltrA gene encoding group II intron reverse transcriptase/maturase — protein sequence MTTLNQVVGAPLTRDINWKSIDWKKVESHVRKLQLRIAKAVKLGRLGKAKALQWLLTHSFYSKLLAVRRITQNKGKNTPGIDRIVWKTSKQKMQAVKDLKRRGYRSLPLRRIHIPKKNGKFRPLGIPSMVDRAQQALYLLALEPVAEIKADKNSYGFRPKRSCHDALEQCFRILARKTSPKWVLEGDIKSCFDKICHQWLENNVMMDRRILRQWLKAGYIEKKLFHQTESGTPQGGIISPVFSNLALDGLEQVIKANAKKGDKINYVRYADDWICTANSKEILEQKVLPAVTQFLKKRGLELSLEKTKITHIDEGFDFLGFNLRKYKEKLLIKPAKKETLGFLANIRETIRSRKADKAGNLIYTLNPKIQGWANYYQHSVASRVFNYVDNCIFEALWKWARRRHPMKPGKWIKGKYFAKVGLRNWCFHAKAGKEKKLILLKKASDTRIYRHVKTKAAATPYDPIYKEYFLQRNIKQQMKRNIYSRAKPFSLKGA from the coding sequence ATGACAACACTAAATCAAGTAGTTGGTGCGCCTTTAACAAGAGACATAAACTGGAAATCCATTGACTGGAAAAAAGTTGAATCCCATGTAAGAAAGCTTCAATTGCGTATTGCAAAGGCTGTAAAATTAGGACGCCTTGGAAAAGCGAAAGCTTTGCAATGGCTCCTGACACATTCATTCTATTCTAAGCTTTTAGCGGTCAGGAGAATAACCCAAAATAAAGGGAAAAACACTCCTGGAATAGACCGCATTGTCTGGAAAACCTCGAAGCAAAAGATGCAAGCCGTGAAGGATCTTAAAAGAAGAGGTTATCGATCTCTACCTTTGAGACGGATTCATATTCCCAAAAAGAACGGAAAATTCAGACCGCTCGGAATTCCTTCTATGGTCGATCGAGCCCAACAGGCACTATACTTGCTGGCTCTGGAACCCGTAGCGGAAATCAAAGCGGACAAGAATTCTTATGGATTTAGACCAAAAAGGTCTTGCCACGATGCTTTGGAACAATGTTTCAGAATCTTGGCTAGGAAAACATCTCCTAAGTGGGTTCTTGAGGGAGATATTAAGTCATGTTTCGATAAAATCTGCCATCAATGGTTGGAAAATAACGTAATGATGGATAGACGTATATTAAGGCAATGGCTTAAGGCAGGATACATAGAAAAGAAACTTTTTCATCAAACAGAATCGGGTACCCCACAAGGAGGAATTATCTCTCCTGTATTTTCAAACCTAGCTCTAGATGGCTTAGAACAAGTAATCAAAGCTAATGCGAAGAAAGGAGATAAAATTAACTATGTGAGGTATGCGGACGATTGGATATGCACAGCAAATTCCAAAGAAATCTTGGAACAAAAGGTGCTTCCAGCTGTCACTCAATTTCTAAAAAAGCGTGGATTAGAACTATCACTTGAGAAAACTAAGATCACGCACATTGATGAAGGATTTGATTTCCTAGGATTTAATTTGCGAAAATATAAGGAAAAACTCCTTATAAAGCCTGCCAAGAAGGAAACTTTGGGGTTCCTCGCAAATATCCGGGAAACAATTCGATCAAGAAAAGCAGATAAAGCTGGTAACCTGATCTATACCCTCAATCCGAAGATTCAAGGGTGGGCCAATTATTACCAGCATTCTGTGGCGAGTCGAGTTTTTAACTATGTAGACAACTGCATTTTCGAGGCTCTATGGAAATGGGCAAGAAGGAGGCATCCAATGAAACCGGGCAAATGGATCAAAGGTAAATACTTTGCCAAAGTTGGCCTAAGAAATTGGTGCTTCCATGCGAAAGCAGGTAAGGAAAAGAAGCTGATTCTCCTTAAGAAAGCTTCAGACACTCGCATCTACAGACATGTGAAGACTAAAGCAGCTGCCACGCCATATGATCCCATCTACAAAGAATACTTCCTTCAGAGAAATATAAAGCAGCAGATGAAACGTAACATTTACAGCCGGGCTAAGCCATTTAGCCTTAAAGGGGCTTGA
- a CDS encoding disulfide bond formation protein B: METTLRIFLNRWFLSILSIGVLALTCSFLAVHVFGLKPCILCKMQRIPFALMIANALLGLIGPYKEGFFKVIVGVLGVGGLLGTVHFLMQIGMVPDFCSSTRGFNSPEEFLNVLQASKCSKINWSILGIPVSLLNAILHGSVLGVSVHLKDKKKLTRGVT, encoded by the coding sequence GTGGAAACAACTTTAAGAATTTTTTTAAACCGTTGGTTTTTAAGTATCCTTTCCATAGGGGTCTTAGCCTTGACTTGCTCATTTTTAGCAGTTCATGTTTTTGGTTTAAAGCCTTGCATTCTATGTAAAATGCAAAGAATCCCTTTTGCCCTGATGATCGCTAATGCACTACTCGGGTTAATCGGTCCCTATAAAGAAGGGTTTTTTAAAGTCATTGTGGGCGTTCTTGGAGTAGGGGGCTTACTCGGAACAGTTCACTTTCTGATGCAAATAGGTATGGTTCCAGATTTCTGTTCCTCTACAAGGGGGTTTAATTCTCCTGAAGAGTTTTTAAATGTCCTCCAAGCTTCTAAGTGCTCTAAGATTAATTGGTCGATACTAGGGATTCCTGTTTCTCTCTTAAATGCAATACTTCATGGAAGTGTTTTAGGAGTATCGGTACACCTGAAGGACAAAAAGAAGCTAACGAGAGGTGTCACATGA
- a CDS encoding conjugal transfer protein TraD, whose product MELDFEDEKMKLALKKSRIEAQEKRLKEKERKIRTRRLIELGGLVSKAGVEELNNNALLGALLDIKEKLNEESTVKKWKDKGAAAFEKDKAQNGEALIVSFDAEPPREAKDKLRNLGLRWNRFRREWQGYGKKDLLEKELREFGAMIESVE is encoded by the coding sequence ATGGAATTAGACTTCGAAGATGAGAAAATGAAGTTAGCTTTAAAGAAATCTAGGATTGAGGCTCAGGAAAAAAGACTGAAAGAAAAAGAACGGAAGATCCGAACAAGACGTTTGATTGAACTCGGAGGATTAGTATCAAAAGCAGGGGTTGAAGAGCTTAATAACAATGCTCTTTTGGGAGCTCTTTTAGATATCAAAGAAAAACTCAATGAAGAGTCGACTGTAAAAAAGTGGAAGGACAAAGGAGCTGCCGCTTTTGAAAAAGACAAGGCTCAAAATGGTGAGGCACTGATTGTATCTTTTGATGCAGAGCCTCCAAGAGAAGCAAAGGACAAACTTAGAAACCTAGGTCTGAGATGGAATCGCTTTCGACGGGAATGGCAAGGATATGGGAAAAAAGATCTTCTAGAAAAAGAACTTAGAGAGTTCGGGGCAATGATTGAATCTGTAGAGTGA
- a CDS encoding AAA family ATPase, protein MAIGFGRIEFIKRSEGRNACQLSAYLSRSRIFFEGNCALEPKLYDFSHREDVYHHEIILPEGADENLRNPEVLWNLAERKEVRKDAQVSMHLVLALPDDKEITPEERVELASTFIKKHYDGLVAEVVIHPPERTIEFTEENEALGIPKGIVGTVIEKKGENYIVSLPKGVRANPFVEIGVNYPGMSVQEHNWHAHAQLSTRRLKYNGKEFEDYKATDLMPVVMKGKVVEGLDVGKLWAQHQNEFFLSKGLALRVEDNGLIAQEHLGPVRMRGRAYALLEEHEKRLELNALASSDPKNILEALTDRQSVFTKDDVERFILKHTPADKVPEVTELFWKQEELVHLRDKKTLEFVSKFTSRAVLNEERQILRLADRIYEKPTKNIPESIQEQFDNTLTKEQKSAYKNILNGKGLCCVQGYAGVGKSYLLQALKNAYEERGLKVRAFGPDNATANVLNEKGFSNAENLYRFLYSQKHGLRNIHKGFEVWVLDEAGKLGNKPLLEFLKLAEKKGVKVVLAGDSSQLPSVQRGGAFKFFSTRYQTEVLEDIQRQKDELARSMAKDLAIGKAGSALDKLSAMGSIKWAPTKKEAMEDLVIKWAIDHRDTEKNGSRNAFDSSIIVAHTNSEVRALNEMVRLVRKQRGEISSREFRCEVVSGDQDKASIFISEGDRVEFRKKDRELGVSNGDMGVLVRAEKDEFVVAIQENGKKTRMARFDPSRYRGFQLGYASTAQCVQGRTVDRAYILHSPYLNQQMAYVKLTRHVDNVTYFVSKEEASTLSDLKRQALRDGSKSGAYCYTDTEEIEEKFLLQKKEFDIETLRNSDEFKSRFKGITLRAWEEVKGRALDFIGIKQDRSQDSVFFSFKGDNVTTSRGIVREISEEELKKLCIIATEATEKVSPEEVVEKIFRQDRTIALNKEMIKMGNKEIEIEKDLYDQKTNPSDFTKSLEKSAFTWKDLPKEERKKLSSYFAAASKASELREVAQIECGESLENVSQSLHYQKWQKSCALRNEYAYQLKPFLAKAESRKVLADKSLYYIETHAKKHEDILKTQENKALEAEKMKDLNHQLVFHIEPLLYKLFPDGPSKKTGREFRFGAKGSLLVNHTGDKAGQFYDFERGEGGGLLKLIGRELKLDKVEARKWAAEFLGIVSEIKLPGSFNKPKSTPEKDSTWVSIKPDPKIPAPKFENHGKLHYYYKEVMRHAYHDEKGDLLYYVLRLQNKEDLSQKSTPPLSYGYYKDNSEKLIWELRGYKDDQGKKPLYNLHHLMEKPLAPVLVVEGEKTADKALEKFPDENFVCITWSGGAKNVDKTDWSPLFGREVVVWPDNDEAGFKAAAQVCDELKKVCASKICMVERPQLFAKLPEKWDLADPLPEGIDSSSLSFHLMDNRKDLLQNFVTEKIGSDQSSTTEKLRIGYLLYHFEKRIEGKIQEELSQDLSLSQKEQIWRKYGMQAIDLLQQKDEISKEICSDPQVNASGKLAERLTFQMQLFNAKHGHPPKSHQILQMKEAILEFTKDISFIKNSCADQDVKDLAIDRSLEPVCEKKLKGYEVSKDERHSFECAVRKETVAISKQRELEVIQNQTLAKQKSLEISRGPDLSL, encoded by the coding sequence ATGGCAATAGGTTTTGGCCGCATAGAATTCATTAAGAGATCAGAAGGAAGAAATGCCTGTCAGCTTTCGGCTTATCTCTCTCGATCTCGTATATTCTTTGAAGGGAATTGCGCGCTTGAACCAAAGCTGTATGATTTCAGTCATCGCGAAGATGTTTATCATCACGAAATCATCCTTCCTGAAGGTGCAGATGAAAATCTTAGAAACCCAGAAGTTCTTTGGAATCTTGCAGAAAGAAAAGAAGTCCGTAAAGATGCACAAGTCAGTATGCATTTGGTTCTTGCGCTGCCTGATGATAAAGAGATCACTCCAGAGGAACGAGTCGAATTAGCAAGCACTTTCATCAAAAAGCACTATGATGGACTTGTTGCGGAGGTTGTAATCCATCCTCCTGAGAGAACGATTGAGTTTACAGAGGAAAATGAAGCTTTGGGTATTCCTAAGGGAATCGTAGGAACAGTGATCGAGAAGAAAGGGGAGAACTACATTGTTTCTCTTCCGAAAGGAGTTAGAGCAAATCCCTTTGTAGAAATTGGAGTGAATTATCCAGGTATGAGTGTTCAAGAGCATAACTGGCATGCACATGCACAGCTATCGACCCGTAGACTTAAGTATAACGGCAAAGAGTTCGAAGACTATAAAGCTACAGATCTAATGCCTGTGGTTATGAAGGGGAAAGTCGTTGAAGGTCTTGACGTTGGAAAGTTATGGGCTCAGCATCAAAATGAATTCTTTCTCTCAAAAGGATTAGCCTTACGAGTTGAAGATAATGGGTTGATAGCTCAGGAGCATTTAGGCCCAGTTCGGATGAGAGGACGAGCTTATGCTCTTTTAGAAGAGCATGAAAAACGGCTCGAACTTAACGCTTTAGCATCAAGTGATCCAAAAAATATTCTAGAGGCCCTTACAGATAGACAGAGCGTTTTTACTAAGGACGATGTTGAACGTTTCATTCTAAAACATACTCCAGCTGATAAAGTTCCTGAAGTGACTGAGCTTTTTTGGAAGCAAGAAGAGCTCGTGCATCTTAGAGATAAAAAGACTTTAGAGTTCGTCTCAAAATTTACTTCAAGAGCTGTTTTAAATGAAGAAAGGCAAATCTTGAGGTTGGCGGACCGTATCTATGAAAAACCTACAAAAAACATACCAGAATCGATTCAAGAACAGTTTGATAATACACTGACTAAAGAGCAAAAAAGCGCGTACAAGAATATTTTAAATGGTAAAGGTCTGTGCTGCGTTCAAGGATATGCTGGTGTAGGGAAAAGTTATCTTTTACAAGCTTTGAAGAATGCATATGAAGAGAGAGGTTTAAAAGTTCGAGCCTTTGGTCCTGATAATGCTACAGCCAATGTCCTTAATGAAAAAGGCTTTTCGAATGCAGAGAATCTTTATCGATTTCTATATAGTCAGAAGCATGGGTTGAGAAATATACATAAAGGGTTCGAAGTTTGGGTCCTAGATGAAGCAGGAAAATTAGGGAACAAACCGCTGCTAGAATTTCTAAAACTTGCAGAAAAAAAAGGAGTAAAAGTTGTTCTCGCGGGAGACAGTAGTCAATTGCCTTCAGTTCAAAGGGGAGGGGCTTTTAAGTTTTTTTCTACAAGGTATCAAACAGAAGTATTAGAAGATATTCAGCGACAAAAGGATGAACTTGCTAGATCTATGGCTAAAGATCTGGCAATAGGAAAAGCTGGATCAGCTTTAGATAAGCTTTCTGCTATGGGATCGATTAAGTGGGCCCCGACTAAGAAAGAAGCTATGGAAGATCTTGTCATAAAATGGGCAATTGACCATCGAGATACAGAAAAAAATGGATCTAGAAATGCATTTGATAGCAGCATTATCGTGGCTCATACAAATTCGGAAGTACGTGCCCTTAATGAAATGGTTCGACTTGTACGAAAGCAAAGAGGAGAGATTAGTTCTAGAGAATTTAGATGCGAGGTAGTCTCTGGGGACCAAGATAAAGCCTCAATTTTTATCAGTGAAGGAGACCGTGTCGAATTTCGAAAAAAAGACCGTGAACTAGGTGTTAGTAACGGAGACATGGGGGTTTTGGTGCGAGCAGAAAAAGATGAATTTGTTGTTGCGATTCAAGAAAATGGAAAGAAAACTCGCATGGCAAGATTTGATCCAAGTAGATATAGAGGATTTCAGTTGGGGTATGCATCGACTGCTCAATGTGTACAGGGGAGAACCGTTGATCGGGCCTATATTCTTCATTCACCCTATCTCAATCAACAAATGGCTTATGTCAAGCTGACAAGGCATGTTGACAATGTTACTTATTTTGTATCCAAAGAAGAAGCCTCAACTCTTTCTGATCTAAAAAGACAGGCTTTACGAGATGGCTCTAAAAGTGGAGCTTATTGTTATACAGACACCGAAGAAATCGAAGAAAAGTTCCTCCTTCAAAAGAAGGAGTTTGATATTGAAACGCTTAGAAACTCAGATGAGTTTAAATCTCGTTTTAAGGGAATAACTCTTCGAGCTTGGGAAGAAGTAAAGGGAAGAGCTCTAGATTTTATTGGGATAAAGCAAGACCGATCCCAAGACTCAGTTTTTTTTAGTTTCAAAGGAGATAACGTAACAACCTCTAGAGGAATCGTTCGCGAAATTTCTGAAGAAGAACTTAAAAAACTATGCATTATAGCCACAGAGGCTACCGAGAAAGTCTCTCCTGAAGAAGTGGTAGAAAAGATCTTTCGTCAAGACCGAACTATTGCATTAAATAAAGAAATGATTAAGATGGGAAACAAAGAAATCGAAATTGAAAAAGACCTGTATGACCAAAAAACAAATCCATCAGACTTTACTAAGAGCCTCGAGAAGAGTGCTTTTACATGGAAAGACCTGCCTAAAGAAGAAAGAAAAAAACTCAGCTCTTACTTCGCCGCTGCTTCAAAAGCCTCTGAGCTTAGAGAAGTTGCCCAAATCGAGTGCGGAGAAAGCTTAGAAAACGTTTCTCAATCTCTTCACTATCAAAAATGGCAGAAGTCTTGTGCTCTTAGGAATGAATATGCTTATCAATTGAAACCTTTCTTAGCTAAAGCCGAAAGTAGGAAAGTTTTAGCAGATAAATCTCTCTACTATATCGAAACTCATGCAAAAAAACATGAGGACATTTTGAAAACTCAAGAGAATAAAGCTCTTGAGGCAGAAAAAATGAAAGATCTCAATCATCAACTTGTCTTCCATATTGAACCGCTTCTATACAAGCTGTTTCCTGATGGGCCAAGCAAAAAAACGGGAAGAGAGTTTCGTTTTGGGGCAAAAGGCTCTCTCTTAGTCAATCATACAGGTGACAAAGCTGGACAGTTTTATGATTTCGAAAGAGGGGAAGGTGGTGGCTTGCTTAAGCTAATTGGTAGAGAGCTTAAATTAGATAAAGTAGAAGCTCGCAAATGGGCAGCAGAATTTTTAGGGATTGTGAGTGAAATTAAGCTGCCCGGTTCCTTTAACAAACCAAAGTCCACTCCTGAGAAAGACTCTACTTGGGTAAGTATCAAGCCTGACCCTAAAATTCCAGCGCCAAAGTTTGAAAACCATGGGAAATTGCACTACTACTACAAAGAAGTCATGCGACATGCTTATCACGATGAAAAGGGGGATCTTCTCTATTACGTTCTACGACTTCAAAACAAAGAAGACCTCTCGCAAAAAAGTACTCCTCCTCTCAGCTATGGCTATTATAAAGATAATTCCGAAAAACTCATATGGGAACTTCGAGGTTATAAAGATGACCAAGGGAAGAAACCCCTCTACAACTTACACCATTTAATGGAAAAGCCCCTAGCTCCTGTTCTTGTTGTTGAAGGGGAGAAAACAGCAGACAAGGCTTTAGAGAAGTTTCCGGATGAAAATTTCGTCTGCATCACATGGTCTGGTGGTGCAAAAAACGTTGATAAAACAGATTGGAGTCCACTCTTCGGAAGAGAAGTGGTCGTATGGCCTGATAACGATGAGGCGGGCTTTAAAGCAGCAGCTCAAGTCTGCGATGAATTGAAGAAGGTTTGTGCTTCTAAAATTTGTATGGTTGAAAGACCTCAGCTTTTTGCAAAGCTTCCTGAAAAGTGGGACTTAGCAGATCCTCTTCCAGAAGGAATTGACTCTTCTTCTCTATCATTTCATTTAATGGATAATCGAAAAGACCTTCTTCAAAATTTTGTCACTGAGAAAATAGGATCTGATCAAAGTAGTACAACCGAAAAGTTAAGAATAGGTTATCTTCTCTATCATTTTGAAAAAAGAATAGAAGGGAAGATTCAAGAAGAACTATCTCAGGATCTATCACTATCTCAAAAAGAACAGATTTGGAGAAAATATGGAATGCAAGCCATTGACCTTTTGCAGCAAAAAGACGAAATTTCGAAAGAAATTTGCAGCGATCCTCAAGTGAATGCCTCTGGGAAACTAGCTGAAAGACTCACCTTCCAAATGCAGCTTTTTAATGCGAAGCATGGACACCCACCAAAAAGTCATCAAATCTTGCAGATGAAGGAAGCTATTCTTGAATTTACGAAAGATATCAGTTTCATTAAAAACAGTTGTGCCGATCAAGATGTCAAAGACCTCGCAATTGATCGAAGCCTTGAGCCTGTTTGTGAGAAAAAACTTAAGGGATATGAAGTCTCGAAAGATGAGAGACATTCATTCGAATGTGCAGTTCGCAAGGAAACTGTAGCAATTTCCAAACAAAGAGAATTGGAAGTCATTCAAAACCAAACCTTGGCAAAACAAAAGTCTCTTGAGATTTCAAGAGGACCAGACCTATCTTTATAG